The nucleotide sequence gacagagagagaatcAGGGGGAGGGGGCAAATAAACAGTGATATATAATAGATACTGCGAAAGCTGGCTATCCAAACGAAAAGGGAGATTCTTTTTGTTTGGATTTCAATATTGTGTACGTTTTCCTGGGTGGTCAGCAATGTTGTGGTAAGCGTGTAATGAACTAGATGAAATGAGACGCTCGTGGGCGTGTCACACAGCTGACGCTCGAGCTGGACGACGCGTGGGCGGGCCGCTTCTGGGGCCGCACTGGCTGCTCGTTCGACGCGTCCGGAAGAGGCACCTGCCAGACGGGAGACTGCGGCGGAGTGCTGCAGTGCAACGGCGCCGGCGGCGTGCCTCCGGTCACGCTCGCCGAAGTCACCCTGGGCGGCTATGGCGGCAACGACTTCTACGACATCAGTCTCGTCGACGGCTTCAACATTCCCGTCACGGTGAGTTCACACTGCGAGGCGTTTCCCACTGCCCAACATTCCTATACTCCCGAGTGGCAAGAATACACGTAATCAGCGATTATCAGCCGTCTGCCtccacatctgtactctgcaaaacaCCTTACGGAGTGTGACTGGGACGTTTCTGTGGTACCACTCCGCGCTATCCTGTTGCTTTCATGAATGCATGCGTTAAGTTCTCCATGGCCTTTCTAAAACAAGCGGTTTGGGTACAGGAAAGCAGACTTACGGACAAGCTCCTCACAGTAATaacagctgccggccgctgtggccgagcggttctaggcgcttcagtccggaaccgcgctgctgctacggtcgcaggttcgaatcctgcctcggccatgggtgtgtgatgtccttatattagttaggtttaagtagttctaagtctgggggactgatgacctcagatgttaagtcccatactcttcagagccatttgaaccattttaattataGCTTTCATTGTATTGTGGAGGAAGGAAGTGATCCGGATGATACTGTAATCGTCGTATCTATTTCTGAAGTGAAGATGTAACGACAGAGCACACTGAGAGAATTAACCGTGGCCCCTGCCTCACTAGCAACCATCTCTATTGCAGATGACTCCTACCGACGTGTCTGGCGGCGGTGACCACTACCGCTGCAACCCAGCAACCTGCCCAGCCAACGTGAACGCCCAGTGTCCCGCAGAGCTGCAGCAGGTGGTCAACGGAGCTGTCGTCGCTTGCAAGAGTGCGTGTCTCGCCTTCAACACCGACCAATATTGTTGTCGCGGCGCCTACGGTACCCCTGACACCTGCCAGTCCACCACTTGGCCAACCAACTACCCTGCCTTCTTCAAGGGACTCTGCCCTGATGCCTACAGCTACGCCTATGATGATGTTGCCAGCACATTCACGTGCTCGAACACAGGCTACAGGATCACCTTCAGCTGAAGCACATAGCTGGTCGCCAAATCTGATCTGCTTCAGTATTCATGCTCCTTCTTTGTGCCTGTCGCGTAGTGCTATGTAGttgatgaataaatgaataaatacaaaCGATTCAAAAGACTGAGTCGAAAAATCAGTCAGTTCGTACAGCTGACAGAATTATATATCCCCACTGTACCCGGTAAGTGATGAACAACTGTtggtaaataaatgaagaaaacgataaatcagtctatgA is from Schistocerca cancellata isolate TAMUIC-IGC-003103 chromosome 6, iqSchCanc2.1, whole genome shotgun sequence and encodes:
- the LOC126088577 gene encoding uncharacterized protein LOC126088577; translation: MNALTCLLLVLALAALGEGRTFVFENQRGETIWVGALGNAGVAPPNGGGWEMAAGSSLTLELDDAWAGRFWGRTGCSFDASGRGTCQTGDCGGVLQCNGAGGVPPVTLAEVTLGGYGGNDFYDISLVDGFNIPVTMTPTDVSGGGDHYRCNPATCPANVNAQCPAELQQVVNGAVVACKSACLAFNTDQYCCRGAYGTPDTCQSTTWPTNYPAFFKGLCPDAYSYAYDDVASTFTCSNTGYRITFS